A genomic window from Blastococcus saxobsidens DD2 includes:
- a CDS encoding magnesium and cobalt transport protein CorA, whose protein sequence is MSERRLAPLTALSTLTRRPRAEPFAPARRPVEPAPERPSRIIDNAVYSDGRRVATPGSAEESRRELTEGEGRLAWLGLYRPEPGDLGSVAELFDLPELAVEDAIKAHQRPKFERYGSTLFVVLKAARYLDAAEEVEFGELHLFLGTDFAITVRHSESPDLSRVRRRLESDPALLAKGSEAVLYATLDAVVDGYRPVVDGLANDIDEIETQVFGGDPGVSRRIYELSQEVLEFQRAARPLTGILAAITAGFDKYGVDEELRSYLRDVADHVVQVNERVEGFRLQLRDILTVNATLVAQRQNEEIRELTETSIAQGEEVKKISAWAAILFAPSLVGGVYGMNFDHMPELDEWWGYPFALVLMAGVSLTLYLVFKRRDWI, encoded by the coding sequence ATGTCCGAGCGCCGTCTCGCGCCGTTGACCGCCCTCTCCACCCTCACCCGCCGCCCGCGGGCCGAGCCGTTCGCGCCTGCCCGCCGCCCGGTCGAACCGGCACCCGAGCGGCCCTCCCGGATCATCGACAACGCCGTCTACTCCGACGGCCGCCGGGTGGCGACCCCGGGATCGGCGGAGGAGAGCCGGCGGGAGCTGACCGAGGGCGAGGGCCGGCTGGCGTGGCTGGGGCTCTACCGGCCGGAGCCCGGCGATCTGGGATCGGTGGCGGAGCTGTTCGACCTGCCCGAGCTGGCGGTCGAGGACGCGATCAAGGCCCACCAGCGGCCGAAGTTCGAGCGCTACGGCAGCACGCTCTTCGTCGTCCTCAAGGCGGCGCGGTACCTGGACGCGGCCGAGGAGGTCGAGTTCGGCGAGCTCCACCTGTTCCTCGGGACGGACTTCGCCATCACCGTCCGGCACAGCGAGTCGCCCGACCTCTCCCGGGTGCGCCGCCGGCTGGAGAGCGACCCGGCGCTGCTGGCCAAGGGCAGCGAGGCCGTGCTCTACGCGACGCTGGATGCGGTCGTCGACGGGTACCGGCCGGTGGTCGACGGGCTGGCCAACGACATCGACGAGATCGAGACCCAGGTCTTCGGTGGCGACCCGGGCGTCTCCCGGCGCATCTACGAGCTGTCGCAGGAGGTGCTGGAGTTCCAGCGGGCCGCGCGGCCCCTGACCGGGATCCTGGCGGCGATCACCGCGGGCTTCGACAAGTACGGCGTCGACGAGGAACTCCGCAGCTACCTGCGCGACGTCGCCGACCACGTGGTGCAGGTGAACGAGCGGGTCGAGGGCTTCCGGCTGCAGCTGCGCGACATCCTCACCGTCAACGCGACCCTGGTGGCGCAGCGGCAGAACGAGGAGATCCGCGAGCTGACCGAGACGAGCATCGCCCAGGGCGAGGAGGTCAAGAAGATCTCGGCCTGGGCGGCCATCCTGTTCGCGCCCAGTCTGGTGGGCGGCGTCTACGGCATGAACTTCGACCACATGCCCGAGCTCGACGAGTGGTGGGGCTACCCGTTCGCGCTGGTGCTGATGGCCGGGGTGAGCCTCACGCTGTACCTGGTCTTCAAGCGCCGCGACTGGATCTGA
- the recD gene encoding exodeoxyribonuclease V subunit alpha: MIPVRVEGLLREFAEAGVLTAADVHVALRLARLGGEQRETVLLAAALAVRGVRAGSVCVELATVAESVVPDEDAPPVDLVWPQDWTALTDSPVVAVGADAPWRPLRLVDGLLYLDRYWQQEQLVRRELDERAARPAPPVDLTALPALFDGAAPDLQRLATAVVAGRWVSVITGGPGTGKTHTVARLLKVLLDQPGPRPRIALAAPTGKAAARLQESVLEQAAAVGLPLDLTASTLHRLLGWRPDSRSRFRHDATNRLPFDVVVVDESSMVSLTMMARLLEALRPTTRLVLVGDPDQLTPVDAGAVLSDLVHRPAPPDAAATVPAEAADDGADLDDEARRQLRNGVVRLRVSQRYGPAIAGLAEAVRTGDADRVLDLLDTGEGLALDAGTGAVEERIGTVAGEMRAAAERGDAAECLALLGRHRLLCAHRHGPFGISAWNDRIGRLTGAMPGEWAPGLPLLVTANDHENELWNGDTGVVVRTPDGVRAAFLRGTGPDLVPLSRLSAVGPAHALTVHRSQGSQFEEVAVLLPPASSPLLTRELLYTAVTRARRRVRVVGSAESVRAAVGRQVVRASGLRRASGPDRGSGGNT, encoded by the coding sequence GTGATCCCGGTCCGGGTCGAGGGGCTGCTGCGGGAGTTCGCCGAGGCCGGTGTGCTGACGGCCGCCGACGTGCACGTCGCCCTGCGACTCGCGCGGCTGGGCGGCGAGCAGCGGGAGACCGTGCTGCTGGCCGCGGCGCTGGCGGTGCGCGGTGTGCGCGCCGGCTCGGTGTGCGTGGAGCTGGCCACCGTCGCCGAGTCGGTGGTACCCGACGAGGACGCGCCTCCGGTCGACCTCGTCTGGCCGCAGGACTGGACGGCGCTCACCGACAGCCCCGTGGTCGCCGTCGGCGCCGACGCCCCGTGGCGGCCGCTGCGCCTGGTCGACGGCCTGCTCTACCTGGACCGCTACTGGCAGCAGGAGCAGCTGGTCCGCCGGGAGCTCGACGAGCGCGCTGCCCGGCCGGCGCCACCGGTGGACCTCACCGCGCTGCCGGCGCTGTTCGACGGCGCCGCGCCGGACCTGCAGCGGCTGGCGACGGCCGTGGTCGCCGGCCGGTGGGTCAGCGTGATCACCGGCGGGCCGGGCACCGGCAAGACGCACACCGTCGCCCGGCTGCTCAAGGTGCTGCTCGACCAGCCCGGCCCGCGGCCCCGCATCGCGCTGGCCGCGCCCACCGGCAAGGCCGCCGCCCGGCTGCAGGAGTCGGTGCTGGAGCAGGCGGCCGCCGTGGGCCTGCCGCTGGACCTCACCGCATCCACGCTGCACCGGCTGCTGGGCTGGCGGCCCGACAGTCGCAGCCGGTTCCGGCACGACGCCACCAACCGGCTGCCCTTCGACGTGGTGGTCGTGGACGAGTCGTCGATGGTCTCGCTGACGATGATGGCGCGGCTGCTGGAGGCGCTCCGGCCGACCACGCGGCTCGTGCTCGTCGGCGACCCCGACCAGCTCACGCCGGTCGACGCCGGCGCCGTCCTCAGCGATCTGGTCCACCGCCCGGCGCCGCCGGATGCCGCGGCGACGGTGCCCGCGGAGGCGGCCGACGACGGCGCCGACCTGGACGACGAGGCGCGCCGGCAGCTGCGCAACGGCGTCGTCCGGCTGCGGGTGTCCCAGCGCTACGGCCCCGCCATCGCCGGCCTGGCGGAGGCGGTGCGCACAGGGGACGCCGACCGCGTCCTCGACCTGCTCGACACGGGAGAGGGGCTCGCGCTCGACGCCGGCACCGGCGCGGTGGAGGAGCGGATCGGCACGGTGGCCGGGGAGATGCGCGCGGCGGCCGAGCGCGGGGACGCCGCGGAGTGCCTCGCGCTGCTCGGCCGGCACCGGCTGCTGTGCGCGCACCGGCACGGCCCGTTCGGCATCTCGGCGTGGAACGACCGGATCGGCCGGCTCACCGGCGCCATGCCGGGGGAGTGGGCGCCGGGGCTGCCGCTGCTCGTCACCGCCAACGACCACGAGAACGAGCTGTGGAACGGCGACACGGGCGTCGTCGTCCGGACTCCCGACGGCGTGCGGGCGGCCTTCCTGCGGGGGACCGGTCCCGATCTCGTGCCGCTCTCCCGGCTCTCCGCGGTCGGCCCGGCGCATGCGCTGACCGTGCACCGCAGCCAGGGCAGCCAGTTCGAGGAGGTGGCCGTGCTGCTGCCGCCGGCGTCCTCACCGCTGCTCACCCGGGAGCTGCTGTACACGGCCGTCACGCGGGCCCGGCGGCGGGTCCGGGTCGTGGGGTCGGCGGAGTCGGTGCGGGCGGCGGTCGGCCGCCAGGTGGTGCGTGCCAGCGGTCTGCGCCGGGCGAGCGGACCCGACCGGGGGAGCGGCGGGAACACCTGA
- a CDS encoding SCO6745 family protein, producing the protein MVSVDQPAPAFDPALVGRAHRAIDPLHSQLYFAPEQDEYLSALGLRPGRMAYFAGRAAPMGAVGAGVVTATFYNFAPSLVAHMIPRAWTLATPEQVLAARLAAARASLTRLLGEEAAASSEVAELAGLLREACAGLSAEGRPIYAGHADLAWPEEPLLAVWHGASLLREHRGDGHVAVLVHAGLTGIEALVTHCATGRGFTVAAAKATRGWKDEQWEAACAALADRGLLDDAGLTEEGAELRARIEMQTDALAADPWLSLGAEKTARVVELGKGLSRAITANGAFGQGIFGR; encoded by the coding sequence ATGGTCAGCGTCGATCAGCCCGCGCCCGCGTTCGATCCCGCCCTCGTCGGCCGCGCCCACCGCGCGATCGACCCGCTGCACTCGCAGCTGTACTTCGCGCCGGAGCAGGACGAGTACCTCAGCGCGCTGGGGCTGCGTCCTGGTCGGATGGCGTACTTCGCCGGCCGCGCCGCCCCGATGGGCGCCGTCGGTGCGGGGGTGGTGACCGCGACCTTCTACAACTTCGCGCCCTCGCTGGTCGCGCACATGATCCCGCGGGCCTGGACGCTGGCCACGCCGGAGCAGGTGCTCGCCGCCCGCCTCGCCGCCGCCCGCGCGTCCCTCACCCGGCTGCTGGGCGAGGAGGCGGCCGCCTCCTCCGAGGTCGCGGAGCTGGCCGGGCTGCTGCGGGAGGCCTGCGCCGGTCTCAGCGCGGAGGGCCGCCCGATCTACGCCGGTCACGCCGATCTGGCGTGGCCGGAGGAGCCGCTGCTGGCCGTGTGGCACGGCGCGTCGCTGCTGCGCGAGCACCGGGGCGACGGGCACGTCGCCGTCCTGGTGCACGCCGGGCTCACCGGTATCGAGGCGCTGGTCACCCACTGCGCCACCGGCCGCGGCTTCACCGTGGCCGCGGCCAAGGCGACCCGCGGCTGGAAGGACGAGCAGTGGGAGGCAGCGTGTGCCGCGCTGGCCGACCGCGGGCTGCTCGACGACGCCGGGCTGACCGAGGAGGGCGCCGAACTGCGCGCGCGGATCGAGATGCAGACCGACGCGCTGGCCGCCGACCCGTGGCTGTCCCTGGGCGCGGAGAAGACGGCGCGGGTCGTCGAGCTGGGCAAGGGGCTGTCCCGCGCCATCACCGCGAACGGCGCGTTCGGCCAGGGCATCTTCGGTCGCTGA
- a CDS encoding 3'-5' exonuclease: MEGADERSRRLESDAAAVQVMTVHVSKGLEFPVVYVPFAWDRWVPDEPQVLRLHDEQGRRVLDVGGPGGAGYAPARARHEAEESGEDLRLLYVALTRARCQVVAHWAPSGNTTAAPLHRLLFGAAGAGAEPPARVQPPGDDDVAAALDVLAARSGGGIEVAEVARRPVPRWEPPAPPAPELSVSRFTRTLDDDWRRTSYSALTRSAHDAAHEQHLASEPDEPVTDDERDAEVPVPEAPPADALPSPLSALPGGAAFGTLVHAVLEDLDPAALDERCADAVARHLVPGVAAEALADGLRPVLTTPLGEFGLSLSAVAATDRLAELDFELPLAGGDAAVPHATLADVVALLRRYDLGPLAGYADLLAGLEPQALRGFLTGSIDAVLRLPGPVFAVVDYKTNRLDTEPLSTWHYRPAAMAEEMQRAHYVLQALLYCVALHRYLRWRLPGYDPERHLGPVLYLFVRGMAGPATPAGAGVFSWTPPPGLVPELSDLLAGRP; encoded by the coding sequence GTGGAAGGCGCCGACGAGCGCAGCCGGCGCCTGGAGTCCGACGCCGCCGCGGTCCAGGTCATGACCGTGCACGTCAGCAAGGGGCTGGAGTTCCCCGTCGTCTACGTGCCGTTCGCCTGGGACCGGTGGGTGCCCGACGAGCCGCAGGTGCTCCGGCTGCACGACGAGCAGGGGCGGCGGGTGCTCGACGTCGGCGGACCGGGTGGCGCCGGGTACGCGCCGGCGCGAGCGCGGCACGAGGCCGAGGAGTCCGGTGAGGACCTCCGGCTGCTCTACGTGGCGCTGACGCGGGCCCGCTGCCAGGTGGTCGCACACTGGGCGCCGAGCGGCAACACCACCGCTGCACCCCTGCACCGGCTGCTGTTCGGAGCGGCGGGTGCGGGCGCCGAGCCGCCCGCACGGGTGCAGCCCCCCGGTGACGACGACGTGGCGGCTGCCCTCGACGTGCTGGCCGCGCGGTCGGGCGGGGGGATCGAGGTCGCGGAGGTGGCCCGGCGCCCGGTACCGCGCTGGGAGCCGCCGGCGCCGCCCGCGCCCGAGCTCTCGGTCAGCCGGTTCACGCGCACGCTCGACGACGACTGGCGGCGCACGTCCTACAGCGCGCTCACCCGCAGCGCGCACGACGCGGCGCACGAGCAGCACCTGGCCAGCGAACCCGACGAACCGGTCACCGACGACGAGCGCGATGCGGAGGTGCCCGTTCCGGAGGCACCGCCCGCGGACGCGCTGCCGTCGCCGCTGAGCGCCCTGCCCGGTGGCGCGGCCTTCGGCACGCTGGTGCACGCCGTCCTGGAGGACCTCGACCCGGCCGCCCTGGACGAGCGGTGCGCCGACGCGGTCGCCCGCCACCTGGTGCCCGGGGTGGCGGCCGAGGCGCTCGCCGACGGGCTGCGGCCGGTGCTGACCACCCCGCTCGGCGAGTTCGGGCTGTCGCTGTCCGCCGTGGCGGCGACCGACCGGCTCGCCGAGCTGGACTTCGAGCTCCCGCTGGCCGGCGGGGACGCCGCCGTGCCGCACGCCACGCTGGCCGACGTCGTCGCGCTGCTCCGGCGGTACGACCTGGGCCCCCTGGCCGGATACGCGGACCTGCTGGCCGGCCTCGAGCCGCAGGCGCTGCGCGGCTTCCTCACCGGCAGCATCGACGCCGTCCTCCGGCTGCCCGGGCCGGTCTTCGCCGTCGTCGACTACAAGACCAACCGGCTCGACACCGAGCCGCTCAGCACGTGGCACTACCGGCCCGCGGCGATGGCCGAGGAGATGCAGCGCGCCCACTACGTGCTGCAGGCCCTGCTCTACTGCGTCGCGCTGCACCGCTACCTGCGCTGGCGGCTGCCCGGCTACGACCCCGAGCGGCATCTCGGGCCGGTGCTCTACCTGTTCGTGCGCGGCATGGCCGGCCCGGCAACCCCCGCCGGGGCCGGGGTGTTCTCGTGGACCCCGCCGCCCGGTCTGGTGCCCGAGCTGTCCGACCTGCTGGCAGGACGGCCGTGA
- the recC gene encoding exodeoxyribonuclease V subunit gamma yields MLHIHRAERTARLADGLADVLARPLADPFAAEVVAVPAKGVERWLAQRLSTALGAGAAGDGVCSGILFPPVGRLVDEALTAARGAGLRDDPWADPVWPLLEVIDASLGEPWCAVLAQHLGHGDDDHRRGRRWAAAARLAGLFRSYGAHRPQMLRDWASGRDTDGQGSLPADLTWQAELWRTLRDRLGASPAERLAADCAALRTDPALSALPDRISVFGPTRLAADGLAVLDALAAHRDVHLWLPHPSPVLWRRLDGRTAGRRRDDDTVTLPRHPLLRSLARDVRELQLRLPPHEGEHHPDAARPATLLGRLQADLRDDVAPGAAELDDSLRVHACHGPARQVEVLRELLLRLFEDDPTLEPRDVLVMCPDVESFAPLVSATFGLGPDLPHPGGALRVRLADRSLRATNPLLDTVAALLDLAQGRVTASQVLDLAATPGVRRRFGFTDEELERIRGWVAQSGVRWGVDPSTRRPYGLERIVQNTWQAGLDRLLLGVTTSEDEPVWLDRALPLDDVDSSDIDLTGRLAELLDRLADVLEALDGEHPAGHWIGTLAAALDSLTETDPADAWQLAQARRELADAAEGGGAPIRLADVRALLADRLRGRPTRANFRTGNLTVCTLVPMRSVPHRVVVLLGLDDGVFPRTAGMDGDDVLARDPCVGERDVRSEDRQLLLDALMAAGERVVVLYTGNDPVSGALRPPAVPLGELLDVLDAMAPGARSGVVTRHPLQPYDVRCFTGARPASFDPVSLAGARRSVQPRRPEPDRRPLGPRTGPVALDDLVAFVEHPVRAYLRQRLRITLPGEDDEVDDALAATLDPLQEWAVGERLLAAGLRGASPEEARRAEWLRGTLPPRGLGEQVLQRVGGRVDALVAVGRPVVAASPRTVDVRLDLGGRELSGTVNGVRDGAVVTVTYSSLSAKHRARAWVLALALAAAEGAGRAVTVGRSGSRARTSTITAPADPGTALADLVDLYDRGMCEPLPLPVKTSWAYAGGRLGGNSPEQALDAARKEWNRDPGGERDDRSHQHVWGDRPAFDGLLAAVPGDGERWAGETTRFGALACRLWAPVRAAEQFS; encoded by the coding sequence GTGCTGCACATCCACCGAGCCGAACGGACGGCACGTCTCGCCGACGGTCTGGCGGACGTGCTGGCGAGGCCGCTCGCCGACCCGTTCGCGGCCGAGGTCGTCGCGGTACCGGCGAAGGGCGTGGAGCGGTGGCTCGCGCAGCGCCTCTCGACCGCGCTCGGCGCGGGAGCGGCCGGCGACGGCGTCTGCTCCGGCATCCTGTTCCCCCCGGTCGGCCGGCTGGTCGACGAGGCGCTGACCGCCGCTCGCGGGGCGGGTCTCCGTGATGATCCCTGGGCCGACCCCGTCTGGCCGCTGCTCGAGGTCATCGACGCATCCCTCGGCGAGCCGTGGTGCGCGGTGCTCGCCCAGCACCTCGGGCACGGCGACGACGACCACCGTCGCGGTCGCCGCTGGGCCGCCGCCGCGCGCCTGGCCGGGTTGTTCCGCTCCTACGGGGCGCACCGCCCGCAGATGCTGCGGGACTGGGCCTCGGGCCGGGACACCGACGGGCAGGGCTCGTTGCCGGCCGACCTGACGTGGCAGGCGGAGCTGTGGCGCACGCTGCGCGACCGCCTCGGCGCCAGCCCGGCCGAGCGGCTGGCGGCCGACTGCGCCGCCCTGCGCACCGATCCGGCGCTGTCCGCCCTACCCGACCGGATCAGCGTCTTCGGGCCCACCCGGCTGGCCGCCGACGGCCTGGCGGTCCTCGACGCCCTCGCCGCGCACCGCGACGTCCACCTCTGGTTGCCGCACCCGAGCCCGGTGCTGTGGCGGCGTCTGGACGGTCGGACCGCCGGGCGACGCCGCGACGACGACACCGTGACGCTGCCGCGCCACCCGCTGCTGCGCAGCCTCGCGCGCGACGTCCGCGAGCTGCAGCTGCGCCTGCCCCCGCACGAGGGCGAGCACCACCCGGACGCCGCGCGCCCCGCGACGCTGCTGGGCCGCCTGCAGGCTGACCTGCGCGACGACGTGGCACCGGGCGCGGCCGAGCTCGACGACAGCCTGCGGGTGCACGCCTGCCACGGCCCGGCCCGCCAGGTGGAGGTGCTGCGGGAGTTGCTCCTGCGCCTGTTCGAGGACGATCCGACCCTCGAACCCCGCGACGTGCTGGTCATGTGCCCCGACGTGGAGAGCTTTGCGCCCCTGGTGTCGGCGACGTTCGGTCTCGGCCCCGACCTGCCCCACCCCGGCGGCGCGCTGCGGGTCCGGCTGGCCGACCGGAGCCTGCGTGCGACGAACCCGCTGCTCGACACCGTCGCGGCCCTGCTCGATCTCGCGCAGGGCCGGGTCACCGCCAGCCAGGTCCTCGACCTGGCCGCCACCCCGGGGGTGCGGCGCCGGTTCGGGTTCACCGACGAGGAGCTGGAGCGCATCCGTGGCTGGGTCGCGCAGTCCGGCGTGCGGTGGGGCGTCGATCCCAGCACCCGGCGGCCCTACGGCCTGGAACGCATCGTCCAGAACACCTGGCAGGCGGGGCTGGACCGGCTGCTGCTGGGGGTGACGACCTCCGAGGACGAGCCGGTGTGGCTGGACCGGGCGCTGCCGCTCGACGACGTCGACAGCAGCGACATCGACCTCACCGGGCGGCTCGCCGAACTGCTCGACCGGCTCGCCGACGTGCTCGAGGCGCTGGACGGCGAGCACCCGGCCGGCCACTGGATCGGCACGCTGGCGGCCGCGCTGGACTCGCTCACCGAGACCGATCCCGCCGATGCCTGGCAGCTGGCCCAGGCCCGCCGCGAACTCGCCGACGCGGCGGAGGGCGGAGGTGCGCCGATCCGGCTGGCGGACGTCCGCGCGCTGCTCGCCGACCGGCTCCGCGGCCGGCCCACCCGGGCCAACTTCCGCACCGGCAACCTCACCGTCTGCACCCTGGTGCCGATGCGGTCGGTGCCGCACCGCGTCGTCGTGCTGCTGGGCCTGGACGACGGGGTCTTCCCACGGACGGCGGGGATGGACGGCGACGACGTGCTGGCCCGCGATCCCTGCGTGGGGGAGCGCGACGTGCGCAGCGAGGACCGCCAACTGCTGCTCGACGCCCTGATGGCCGCGGGCGAACGGGTGGTCGTCCTCTACACCGGGAACGACCCGGTCAGCGGTGCGCTCCGCCCACCCGCCGTTCCGCTGGGGGAGCTGCTCGACGTGCTCGACGCGATGGCGCCCGGCGCCCGGTCCGGCGTCGTCACCCGGCACCCGCTGCAGCCCTACGACGTCCGCTGCTTCACCGGCGCCCGGCCGGCCAGCTTCGACCCGGTGAGCCTCGCCGGTGCCCGGCGCTCCGTGCAGCCGCGCCGCCCCGAGCCCGACCGCCGGCCGCTCGGCCCGCGCACCGGCCCGGTGGCCCTGGACGACCTGGTCGCGTTCGTCGAGCACCCGGTCCGGGCCTACCTGCGGCAGCGGCTCCGGATCACGCTGCCCGGCGAGGACGACGAGGTGGACGACGCCCTGGCCGCCACCCTCGACCCCCTGCAGGAGTGGGCGGTGGGCGAGCGGCTGCTCGCCGCCGGGCTGCGGGGCGCCTCGCCCGAGGAGGCCCGGCGGGCGGAGTGGCTGCGCGGCACGCTGCCACCGCGGGGGCTGGGTGAGCAGGTGCTGCAGCGGGTCGGTGGGCGGGTGGACGCACTCGTCGCGGTCGGGCGGCCGGTCGTCGCAGCCAGCCCCCGCACGGTCGACGTCCGCCTGGACCTGGGTGGCCGGGAGCTCTCCGGCACGGTCAACGGGGTGCGCGACGGCGCAGTCGTGACCGTCACCTACTCGAGCCTGTCGGCCAAGCACCGGGCGCGGGCGTGGGTGCTCGCCCTGGCGCTGGCGGCCGCCGAGGGCGCCGGCCGGGCGGTCACCGTCGGCCGGTCGGGCAGCCGGGCGCGGACGTCGACGATCACCGCCCCCGCCGACCCGGGAACGGCTCTGGCCGACCTCGTCGACCTGTACGACCGCGGGATGTGCGAGCCGCTGCCGCTCCCGGTGAAGACCTCCTGGGCCTATGCCGGGGGGCGGCTGGGCGGCAACTCCCCGGAGCAGGCACTGGACGCCGCGCGCAAGGAGTGGAACCGCGACCCGGGCGGGGAGCGGGACGACCGCTCCCACCAGCACGTGTGGGGCGACCGGCCGGCGTTCGACGGGCTGCTCGCCGCGGTTCCCGGCGACGGGGAGCGGTGGGCGGGGGAGACCACCCGGTTCGGCGCGCTGGCCTGCCGGTTGTGGGCGCCGGTCCGGGCCGCGGAGCAGTTCTCGTGA
- a CDS encoding carboxymuconolactone decarboxylase family protein yields the protein MTDNGTPRLPLAAEDGAVADLMRARRGGRLSALDRLLLHSPPVAEGWNALLGALRSSTLPGDLRELVILRVAVLNDADFEWAAHEPIGRRAGLTDVQLELLRRTDPAGDAWSAMQSAVLVFADASTRTVAVPDAVFAALREHLDDRQVVELVATVAGYAMVSRFLVALEVPPPAGEVAG from the coding sequence ATGACCGACAACGGCACCCCGCGCCTGCCGCTGGCCGCCGAGGACGGCGCCGTCGCCGACCTCATGCGCGCTCGGCGCGGCGGGCGGCTCAGCGCACTCGACCGGCTGCTGCTGCACAGCCCGCCCGTGGCCGAGGGGTGGAACGCGCTCCTCGGCGCGCTGCGCTCCTCGACGCTGCCCGGCGACCTCCGGGAGCTGGTCATCCTCCGGGTGGCGGTCCTGAACGACGCCGACTTCGAGTGGGCGGCCCACGAGCCGATCGGCCGGCGGGCCGGTCTCACCGACGTCCAGCTCGAGCTGCTGCGCCGGACGGACCCGGCCGGGGACGCCTGGTCCGCGATGCAGTCCGCCGTCCTCGTGTTCGCCGATGCCTCCACCCGCACGGTGGCTGTTCCCGATGCCGTGTTCGCCGCGCTGCGCGAGCACCTCGACGACCGCCAGGTCGTCGAGCTCGTGGCCACCGTCGCGGGCTACGCCATGGTGTCGCGGTTCCTCGTCGCACTGGAGGTCCCGCCCCCTGCCGGCGAGGTCGCCGGCTAG
- a CDS encoding UvrD-helicase domain-containing protein, with protein sequence MKAFDVCGPLPTGTTVLEASAGTGKTFTIAALTARYVAEGAADLSEIMLVTFGNAASRELRDRVRERLVSAERGLRDPAAARVDERDAVLQLLADAPPEEVQRRRERLARALAGFDEATIATTHSFCSRMLAGLGMAADADPAAAFVEDIDDLVREVVDDLYLRTFAGAPDPPFLTHAELLQLGRQAVGSDRQAELWPLSDDGDPGRRRRAAQAVRREAERRKRLVGLVDYDDWLSLLRDALAHPASGAAACERVAARYRVVMVDEFQDTDPVQWEILDRAFHGRTTLVLIGDPKQAIYAFRGGDVTTYLAAAAEATTEATLGTNWRSDAPLIEALDLVFGGAALGHERIVVRPVEAAHGRSRLTGAGAPLRLRRLPRTGHGRLWRGVPAVGRLRDAVACDVAADIVDLLSGDAEYAGRAVQPGDVAVLVRTNAQGSLVRETLGRAGCRRCSPAAAASSPPPAHGRGSGCWRPWSSRIGPGGCARLRSRSSSATTSRPSTRPATSSPTGSARDCAGGRTCWPTAAWPPSSRCSPPRRACPSGCSRDRTASGC encoded by the coding sequence GTGAAGGCCTTCGACGTCTGCGGCCCGCTGCCGACGGGCACCACCGTCCTGGAGGCCAGCGCCGGCACCGGCAAGACCTTCACCATCGCCGCCCTCACGGCCCGCTACGTGGCCGAGGGCGCGGCCGACCTCTCCGAGATCATGCTGGTCACCTTCGGCAACGCCGCCTCCCGCGAGCTGCGCGACCGGGTGCGCGAGCGGCTGGTCTCCGCGGAGCGCGGCCTGCGGGACCCGGCCGCAGCGCGGGTGGACGAGCGCGACGCGGTGCTGCAGCTGCTCGCGGACGCGCCTCCGGAGGAGGTGCAGCGACGACGGGAGCGGCTGGCCCGGGCGCTGGCCGGCTTCGACGAGGCGACGATCGCCACCACCCACTCGTTCTGCTCCCGGATGCTGGCCGGGCTCGGCATGGCCGCCGACGCCGATCCCGCCGCCGCCTTCGTCGAGGACATCGACGACCTCGTGCGGGAGGTGGTCGACGACCTGTACCTGCGCACCTTCGCCGGCGCGCCCGATCCGCCGTTCCTCACCCATGCCGAGCTGCTCCAGCTCGGCCGGCAGGCCGTGGGCAGCGACCGGCAGGCGGAGCTGTGGCCGCTGTCGGACGACGGCGACCCCGGCCGGCGGCGCCGCGCCGCGCAGGCGGTCCGACGCGAGGCGGAGCGGCGCAAGCGCCTGGTCGGGCTGGTGGACTACGACGACTGGCTGTCGTTGCTCCGCGACGCCCTCGCGCACCCGGCTTCGGGCGCCGCGGCCTGCGAGCGGGTGGCCGCCCGCTACCGCGTGGTCATGGTCGACGAGTTCCAGGACACCGACCCGGTGCAGTGGGAGATCCTCGACCGTGCCTTCCACGGCCGCACGACGCTGGTGCTGATCGGCGATCCGAAGCAGGCCATCTACGCCTTCCGCGGCGGGGACGTGACCACCTACCTGGCCGCGGCCGCGGAGGCGACCACCGAGGCGACCCTGGGCACCAACTGGCGCAGCGACGCCCCGCTGATCGAGGCACTGGACCTGGTGTTCGGCGGGGCGGCGCTCGGGCACGAGCGCATCGTCGTGCGGCCGGTCGAGGCGGCCCACGGCCGGTCGCGGTTGACCGGTGCGGGCGCGCCGCTGCGGCTGCGTCGGCTGCCGCGCACCGGCCACGGCCGGCTGTGGCGGGGGGTGCCGGCGGTCGGCCGGCTGCGGGACGCCGTCGCCTGCGACGTCGCAGCGGACATCGTCGACCTGCTGTCGGGGGATGCCGAGTACGCGGGGCGGGCGGTCCAGCCGGGCGACGTCGCGGTGCTCGTGCGCACCAACGCCCAGGGCTCCCTGGTGCGGGAGACCCTCGGCCGCGCCGGGTGCCGGCGGTGTTCGCCGGCGGCGGCAGCGTCTTCGCCACCCCCAGCGCACGGTCGTGGCTCCGGCTGCTGGAGGCCGTGGAGCAGCCGCATCGGGCCGGGCGGGTGCGCTCGGCTGCGCTCTCGGTCTTCCTCGGCCACGACGAGCAGACCCTCGACGCGGCCGGCGACGAGCTCGCCGACCGGCTCGGCCCGCGACTGCGCCGGTGGGCGGACCTGCTGGCCGACCGCGGCGTGGCCGCCTTCCTCGAGGTGCTCACCGCCGAGGAGGGCCTGCCCGAGCGGGTGCTCGCGCGACCGGACGGCGAGCGGGTGCTGA